One window from the genome of Streptomyces cadmiisoli encodes:
- a CDS encoding GH92 family glycosyl hydrolase, producing the protein MWTSPGRTLPKRPPLFARNRRRLTAVALALSSLAIVPPTAQGVEAASEISAFEAVDPFIGTRLDPSQNKGNSAYGNTWPGATVPFGMVQSSPTTYRTSDRDQKGGYEYTADRLRGFGMTRLSGTGCEGRFSGFDFPVLPYTGALPDGALPSSPANNITDYYLGFDHAREKAEPGYYSVTTDNDVTTELTASARTAVSSFDFPEADSSTLVLDVAGSNNRVFNSEVTVKDDHTVQGWVEAASVCDEGGRYRAYFSATFDRPIRSHGTWEGGTVTPGSATARAGEAKHGAGAYLVFDKGAEVTSKVGLSYVSVANAAENAAHEVGRDDFDEVRGDARRIWRDALDTVRTQGGTKEERTKFYTALYHSLHHPNVFDDVNGDYQGYDGKVHKVAKGRHHYVTYAGWDSYRSQAQLVALLFPKVGSDINQSITDMVTQSGKWPNWPHLNQLQQKMSGDSLQSLLSSVDAFGSTDYDRRAALQSMKDTQTLPADRTLRRHGYQYMSVGFIENRKQDAATSKTLEYAVNDFGIAQLARRLGDTTAYDRYMGRAQNWQNVFDEQSRHIRPRDRNGFDRGFNLGERGDQFEQATGWQYGWMVPHNVGTLIDKRGGQEVATAALDEHLSALDAGVYNTRGAYLSNQPSFGAPYVYHWLRQPNKARDALRRASAEMYNTTPSGLPGNDDLGSLSSWYVWANVGLYPAIHGTADLLVTGPRFERVVIDSADSRRKIEIEADGGSTKPYVTGMKVDGRSTTRSWLGEDFARDGGEIRLTMSTRQGTWGARESDVPPSYTDGSDARNNVGTTPNGAGNTGSLDVSDNSLSRDRLAAVGAAPGDRIAHGDTGVTFTWPKTEPGQPDNWIPHGQRVDMGGVRATGVSFLGLATNGPSQGTAVVEYTDGSTQDVGVQLTDWTPGTNYQFGNTPLVTTVGRNRASGGNDTVETKVFGTVPRLLDPAKRVASVVLPQSTDRGIMHVFDVALTTEQDLAVPGTAPERIVLTPTGTPHASQAVTWRTGAGVTAGEVRYREAGARKWRTAEARANEELVAAGVPTRTHSAVMTGLRPGTKYEYQVGTGDWFSSAHSFTTAERPGEDFTFLYFGDAQNDLSSKWAPVVKQAFERYPDAVGSVNAGDLINSSGNDSEWRDWFGAMDGYSQSTNVIAAPGNHEYSGDTFLRTWKSTFEFPGNGPRAGENAGATPAERQRAIYEAHMAEAIAETAYYTDYQGVRFITLNASTGDARSMMTPPWLPACSQDCPDPEKLWLELQGRWLDHVLENNPNKWAVAVFHQPVFSAAEGRDEKPVRDAWLPVFQRNDIDLVLMGHDHVYSRGYVDADATGTPGMTTGPVYTVAVSGPKYYELAPDSESVWKRNGATEVVRAGHTSTFQGIKVTKNQLRYEAVVAAKWDDKSTTDKEVGEVLDAFTITKYDNGTKYVTEDGVAVPPRPRSER; encoded by the coding sequence ATGTGGACATCCCCAGGGCGGACGCTCCCGAAGCGCCCGCCCCTTTTCGCACGCAACCGCCGCAGACTCACCGCGGTCGCGCTCGCCCTCAGCTCCCTCGCCATAGTTCCGCCCACCGCGCAGGGCGTCGAAGCCGCCTCGGAGATCAGCGCGTTCGAGGCAGTCGATCCCTTCATCGGGACACGCCTCGACCCTTCGCAGAACAAGGGCAACAGCGCCTACGGCAACACCTGGCCCGGCGCGACCGTCCCGTTCGGCATGGTGCAGTCGAGCCCCACCACCTACCGGACCTCCGACCGGGACCAGAAGGGCGGGTACGAGTACACCGCCGACCGGCTCCGCGGCTTCGGTATGACGCGCCTGTCCGGCACCGGCTGCGAAGGCCGATTCAGCGGCTTCGACTTCCCCGTGCTGCCGTACACCGGCGCGCTGCCGGACGGCGCCCTGCCGTCCAGCCCGGCGAACAACATCACCGACTACTACCTCGGCTTCGACCACGCCCGCGAGAAGGCTGAGCCCGGGTACTACTCCGTCACGACTGACAACGATGTCACGACGGAACTGACCGCCAGCGCACGTACCGCCGTCAGCAGCTTCGACTTTCCCGAGGCGGACAGCTCCACGCTCGTCCTCGACGTGGCCGGGTCCAACAACCGGGTCTTCAACAGCGAAGTGACCGTCAAGGACGACCACACCGTCCAGGGCTGGGTCGAGGCCGCCTCGGTGTGCGACGAGGGCGGGCGCTACCGCGCCTACTTCTCGGCCACCTTCGACCGGCCGATCCGCTCGCACGGCACCTGGGAGGGCGGCACGGTCACCCCCGGCTCCGCCACCGCGCGCGCCGGTGAGGCCAAGCACGGCGCTGGGGCCTACCTCGTCTTCGACAAGGGCGCCGAGGTCACCTCCAAGGTGGGCCTGAGCTACGTCAGCGTCGCCAACGCCGCCGAGAACGCCGCGCACGAAGTGGGGCGGGACGACTTCGACGAGGTGCGCGGCGACGCCCGGCGCATCTGGCGCGACGCCCTGGACACCGTCCGGACCCAGGGCGGCACCAAGGAGGAGCGGACCAAGTTCTACACCGCCCTCTACCACTCGCTGCACCACCCCAACGTCTTCGACGACGTCAACGGCGACTACCAGGGCTACGACGGCAAGGTGCACAAGGTCGCCAAGGGGCGCCACCACTACGTCACCTACGCCGGCTGGGACTCCTACCGCAGCCAGGCCCAGCTCGTCGCGCTGCTCTTCCCGAAGGTCGGCAGCGACATCAACCAGTCGATCACCGACATGGTGACGCAGAGCGGCAAGTGGCCCAACTGGCCGCACCTGAACCAGCTCCAGCAGAAGATGAGCGGTGACTCGCTGCAGTCGCTGCTGTCCTCCGTGGACGCCTTCGGCAGCACCGACTACGACCGGCGCGCCGCCCTGCAGTCCATGAAGGACACGCAGACCTTGCCGGCCGACCGCACCCTGCGCCGCCACGGCTACCAGTACATGAGCGTCGGCTTCATCGAGAACCGCAAGCAGGACGCGGCGACCTCGAAGACACTCGAGTACGCCGTGAACGACTTCGGCATCGCCCAGCTGGCCAGGCGCCTCGGCGACACGACGGCCTACGACCGCTACATGGGGCGGGCGCAGAACTGGCAGAACGTCTTCGACGAGCAGAGCCGCCACATCCGCCCGAGGGACCGCAACGGCTTCGACCGCGGGTTCAACCTCGGTGAGCGCGGGGACCAGTTCGAGCAGGCCACCGGCTGGCAGTACGGCTGGATGGTGCCGCACAACGTCGGCACGCTGATCGACAAGCGCGGTGGCCAGGAGGTCGCCACGGCCGCCCTGGACGAGCACCTCAGCGCCCTCGACGCCGGTGTGTACAACACCCGCGGCGCCTACCTGAGCAACCAGCCCAGCTTCGGCGCGCCGTACGTCTACCACTGGCTGCGTCAGCCGAACAAGGCCCGCGACGCCCTGCGCCGCGCCTCCGCGGAGATGTACAACACCACGCCTTCGGGTCTGCCCGGCAACGACGACCTCGGTTCGCTCAGCTCCTGGTACGTGTGGGCCAACGTCGGCCTCTACCCGGCCATTCACGGCACCGCCGACCTGCTCGTCACCGGCCCCCGGTTCGAGCGGGTCGTCATCGACAGCGCCGACAGCCGGCGCAAGATCGAGATCGAGGCCGACGGCGGCTCCACCAAGCCGTACGTCACCGGCATGAAGGTCGACGGCCGGTCCACCACCCGCTCCTGGCTGGGCGAGGACTTCGCCCGCGACGGCGGCGAGATCCGTCTGACCATGTCGACGCGTCAGGGCACCTGGGGCGCCCGCGAGTCGGACGTTCCCCCGTCGTACACCGACGGCAGCGACGCGCGGAACAACGTCGGAACCACACCGAACGGCGCGGGCAACACGGGTTCGCTGGACGTCAGCGACAACTCCCTGTCCCGTGACCGGCTCGCCGCGGTCGGCGCCGCCCCCGGTGACCGCATCGCGCACGGCGACACCGGTGTCACCTTCACCTGGCCGAAGACCGAGCCGGGTCAGCCGGACAACTGGATCCCGCACGGCCAGCGCGTCGACATGGGCGGCGTCCGGGCGACCGGTGTCTCCTTCCTGGGGCTGGCGACCAACGGCCCCTCGCAGGGCACCGCGGTCGTCGAGTACACCGACGGCTCCACCCAGGACGTGGGTGTCCAGCTCACCGACTGGACGCCGGGCACCAACTACCAGTTCGGCAACACCCCGCTGGTGACCACCGTCGGCCGCAACCGCGCGTCGGGCGGCAACGACACGGTCGAGACCAAGGTCTTCGGTACCGTGCCCCGGCTCCTGGACCCGGCCAAGCGGGTCGCCTCGGTCGTCCTGCCGCAGAGCACGGACCGCGGCATCATGCACGTCTTCGATGTCGCGCTGACCACCGAGCAGGACCTGGCGGTGCCCGGTACGGCCCCGGAGCGGATCGTGCTCACCCCGACCGGGACGCCGCACGCGTCGCAGGCCGTCACCTGGCGCACCGGCGCCGGTGTGACCGCGGGCGAGGTGCGGTACCGCGAGGCCGGAGCCCGCAAGTGGCGCACCGCCGAGGCGCGTGCCAACGAGGAGCTGGTGGCCGCCGGAGTCCCGACCCGTACCCACTCCGCGGTCATGACCGGTCTGCGGCCGGGCACGAAGTACGAGTACCAGGTGGGCACCGGCGACTGGTTCAGCTCGGCGCACTCCTTCACCACGGCCGAGCGGCCCGGTGAGGACTTCACCTTCCTGTACTTCGGCGACGCCCAGAACGACCTGTCGTCCAAGTGGGCCCCGGTCGTGAAGCAGGCGTTCGAGCGCTACCCCGACGCGGTCGGCAGCGTCAACGCCGGTGACCTGATCAACTCCAGCGGCAACGACAGCGAGTGGCGCGACTGGTTCGGCGCCATGGACGGCTACAGCCAGTCCACCAATGTCATCGCCGCCCCCGGCAACCACGAGTACTCGGGCGACACCTTCCTGCGAACCTGGAAGTCGACGTTCGAGTTCCCGGGCAACGGGCCGCGAGCGGGCGAGAACGCCGGTGCCACCCCCGCCGAGCGGCAGCGTGCGATCTACGAGGCCCACATGGCCGAGGCGATCGCGGAGACGGCGTACTACACCGACTACCAGGGCGTGCGGTTCATCACCCTCAACGCCAGCACCGGTGACGCCCGTTCGATGATGACGCCGCCGTGGCTGCCCGCGTGCAGCCAGGACTGCCCCGACCCGGAGAAGCTGTGGCTGGAGCTCCAGGGACGCTGGCTGGACCACGTCCTGGAGAACAACCCCAACAAGTGGGCGGTGGCGGTCTTCCACCAGCCGGTGTTCTCCGCGGCCGAAGGCCGTGACGAGAAGCCGGTCCGCGACGCGTGGCTGCCGGTCTTCCAGCGCAACGACATCGACCTGGTGCTCATGGGCCATGACCACGTGTACTCCCGCGGGTACGTCGACGCGGACGCGACCGGCACCCCGGGCATGACGACCGGACCGGTCTACACCGTCGCGGTCTCCGGTCCGAAGTACTACGAGCTCGCCCCCGACAGCGAGAGCGTCTGGAAGCGCAACGGCGCGACCGAGGTGGTCCGCGCAGGTCACACCTCGACCTTCCAGGGCATCAAGGTCACGAAGAACCAGTTGCGTTACGAGGCCGTCGTCGCCGCGAAGTGGGACGACAAGTCGACCACCGACAAGGAGGTCGGCGAGGTGCTCGACGCCTTCACGATCACCAAGTACGACAACGGAACGAAGTACGTCACCGAGGACGGGGTAGCCGTTCCTCCGCGTCCTCGCTCCGAGCGCTGA
- a CDS encoding FAD-binding and (Fe-S)-binding domain-containing protein: MSPSQSTASTAPASDQRMVELLASCVSDPARVTTEVPRRIAAAHDASPYLFTPRAVVRAASAGEVGALMAGAHAAGIPLTLRSGGTSLAGQAGGDGIQIDVRTHWRAAEVLDDGHRIRLQPGLTVRQANARLARYGRRLGPDPASESACTIGGLVANNSSGMNCGTQDNAYRTIESLRFVLPSGTVVDTAAADADQALRAREPELHAGLLRLRDRVRGSAASRATVERLFAMKNTMGYGLNSFLDHATAADILARLMVGSEGTLGFVAEAVFRTVPLLPHTATGLFVLPGLAQATDCLPALLAAGARTVELLDAASLRVAQRSADPVDALRGLTVTGHAALLVEFAEDDAERLEHTVGAAHPALRLLPTVTPAALTREAGERNRLWRLRKGLYTAVAGARRPGTTALLEDVAVPMERLTATGEGLIGLFERHGYEDAVIFGHARDGNLHFMLTQDFDSPGELDRYARFTDDMVDLVLDAGGTLKAEHGTGRAMAPFVRRQYGDELYDVMRELKRLCDPHQVLSPGVLLDDDPRAHLGNLKSVPEVDPAVDACVECGYCEPVCPTADATTTPRQRIALLREIALAAAAGDDETRRALEDDYEYAAVGSCAVDSLCVTACPVHIDTGEVMKRLRAERHGSAAQKAGDGLARHWEGAVRGVRTGLRAAHAVPTPLTRAATGAMRKLGAAELVPAWTEDMPRSGPVRPAAQHPADTEAVFFAACIGSIFGPEEGAGRSAGSAAAFLRLCERAGVGVTVPDGLGGLCCGTPWQSKGFTRGHSTMAARTLDALWTATDHGRLPVVCDASSCTHGLERLADALPEADRARYTALRFVDSVAFTAERLLPALPPARPLGSLALHPTCSTTHLGADGALRTVAAALSPDVTVPDSWGCCAFAGDRGLLYPEVTAAATALQAAEINTRSYDAYASCNRTCEMGMTRATGRPYRHILELLDEATARTGPGDVTH; the protein is encoded by the coding sequence ATGAGCCCGAGCCAGTCCACCGCCTCCACCGCCCCTGCCTCCGACCAGCGCATGGTCGAGCTCCTGGCCTCCTGCGTCAGCGACCCGGCGCGCGTGACGACCGAAGTGCCCCGCAGGATCGCCGCGGCCCACGACGCCTCGCCCTACCTGTTCACCCCTCGCGCGGTCGTCCGCGCGGCGTCGGCCGGCGAGGTCGGCGCGCTGATGGCCGGGGCCCACGCCGCCGGCATCCCGCTGACATTGCGGTCGGGCGGCACCAGCCTGGCCGGTCAGGCCGGCGGCGACGGCATCCAGATCGACGTCCGTACCCACTGGCGGGCCGCGGAGGTACTCGACGACGGGCACCGCATCCGGCTCCAGCCCGGACTGACCGTCCGCCAGGCCAACGCCCGGCTCGCCCGGTACGGCCGCCGACTGGGACCCGACCCCGCCAGCGAGAGCGCCTGCACCATCGGCGGCCTGGTGGCCAACAACTCCAGCGGCATGAACTGCGGCACCCAGGACAACGCCTACCGCACCATCGAGTCCCTGCGGTTCGTGCTGCCCTCCGGCACCGTCGTCGACACCGCCGCGGCCGATGCCGACCAGGCGCTGCGCGCCCGGGAGCCCGAACTGCACGCCGGACTGCTGCGGCTGCGGGACCGCGTCCGGGGCTCGGCCGCCTCACGGGCCACCGTGGAGCGGCTGTTCGCCATGAAGAACACCATGGGGTACGGCCTCAACTCCTTCCTCGACCACGCCACCGCGGCCGACATCCTCGCCCGTCTCATGGTCGGCAGCGAGGGCACGCTCGGGTTCGTCGCGGAGGCCGTGTTCCGTACCGTCCCGCTGCTGCCGCACACCGCCACCGGTCTGTTCGTACTGCCGGGGCTCGCCCAGGCCACCGACTGCCTGCCGGCACTCCTGGCCGCCGGGGCCCGCACGGTGGAACTGCTCGACGCCGCCTCCCTGCGAGTGGCGCAGCGGTCCGCCGATCCGGTGGACGCCCTGCGCGGGCTGACCGTGACGGGGCACGCGGCCCTGCTGGTCGAGTTCGCGGAGGACGACGCCGAGAGGCTGGAGCACACGGTCGGCGCCGCGCACCCCGCGTTGCGGCTGCTGCCCACGGTGACCCCGGCGGCGCTCACCCGTGAGGCGGGGGAGAGGAACCGGCTGTGGCGGCTGCGCAAGGGGCTGTACACCGCGGTCGCCGGCGCGCGCCGGCCCGGGACGACCGCCCTGCTGGAGGACGTGGCCGTGCCGATGGAACGGCTCACCGCCACGGGCGAGGGCCTGATCGGCCTGTTCGAACGGCACGGTTACGAGGACGCGGTGATCTTCGGCCACGCGCGCGACGGCAACCTGCACTTCATGCTGACCCAGGACTTCGACTCCCCCGGGGAACTGGACCGCTACGCCCGTTTCACCGACGACATGGTCGACCTCGTCCTGGACGCCGGCGGCACCCTCAAGGCCGAGCACGGCACCGGACGCGCCATGGCCCCCTTCGTGCGGCGCCAGTACGGCGACGAACTCTACGACGTCATGCGTGAACTCAAGCGGTTGTGCGATCCGCACCAGGTGCTCAGCCCCGGGGTCCTGCTCGACGACGATCCCCGCGCCCACCTCGGCAACCTCAAGAGCGTTCCCGAGGTCGACCCGGCCGTGGACGCCTGCGTCGAGTGCGGCTACTGCGAACCGGTCTGCCCGACGGCGGACGCCACCACGACCCCGCGCCAGCGGATCGCGCTGCTGCGCGAGATCGCCCTCGCCGCAGCCGCGGGGGACGACGAGACGCGGCGCGCCCTGGAGGACGACTACGAGTACGCGGCCGTCGGCAGTTGCGCGGTCGACAGCCTCTGCGTCACCGCCTGCCCCGTGCACATCGACACGGGGGAGGTCATGAAACGCCTGCGAGCGGAGCGGCACGGCAGCGCGGCCCAGAAGGCGGGAGACGGCCTGGCACGGCACTGGGAGGGCGCCGTGCGGGGTGTACGCACCGGGCTCAGGGCCGCCCACGCCGTGCCGACGCCCCTGACCCGCGCCGCGACCGGGGCGATGCGCAAACTGGGCGCCGCGGAACTGGTGCCGGCCTGGACCGAGGACATGCCGCGCAGCGGCCCCGTCCGCCCCGCCGCGCAGCATCCCGCCGACACGGAAGCCGTGTTCTTCGCGGCCTGCATCGGCAGCATCTTCGGTCCTGAGGAGGGCGCGGGCCGGTCCGCGGGATCGGCGGCCGCGTTCCTGCGGCTGTGCGAGCGGGCGGGGGTGGGGGTCACGGTGCCGGACGGGCTCGGCGGCCTGTGCTGCGGCACTCCCTGGCAGTCCAAGGGATTCACGCGCGGGCACAGCACCATGGCGGCCCGCACCCTGGACGCACTGTGGACCGCCACGGACCACGGAAGGCTGCCCGTCGTGTGTGACGCCTCGTCGTGCACCCATGGCCTGGAGCGGCTGGCGGACGCCCTGCCGGAAGCGGACCGCGCCCGCTACACGGCCCTGCGGTTCGTCGACAGCGTGGCGTTCACCGCGGAGCGGCTGCTGCCCGCGCTGCCCCCCGCCCGGCCCTTGGGGTCGCTGGCCCTGCATCCGACCTGCTCGACCACGCACCTCGGCGCCGACGGCGCCCTGCGGACCGTGGCCGCCGCGCTGAGCCCGGACGTGACCGTGCCCGACTCCTGGGGCTGCTGCGCCTTCGCGGGCGACCGCGGCCTGCTGTACCCGGAGGTCACCGCCGCGGCGACGGCACTCCAGGCAGCGGAGATCAACACGCGTTCGTACGACGCCTACGCGTCGTGCAACCGCACGTGCGAGATGGGTATGACCCGCGCCACGGGACGTCCCTACCGGCACATCCTCGAACTCCTCGACGAGGCCACGGCCCGGACGGGTCCGGGCGATGTGACCCACTGA
- a CDS encoding MurR/RpiR family transcriptional regulator → MSRRDVPHAPEPESGSTSGSGADALTRIRAARPSLPPSERRVADTVVSDPAGSSGLSIGLLAERAATSPATVLRFCRTLGFGSYPQLRLALAAAVAHERAVGGEQSALGTDIDPSDTLEQIVKKIIYNEVRTLDATARSLDPAVLGRAVDAITAARRIDIFGVGASAFVGQDLHQKLHRIGHITFVWTDVHAALTASALLGPDDVAIGISHSGETEDTVDPLVAAAERGATTIALTNFPHSSLAVAADLVLTTAARETPFRSGATVSRIAQLALIDCLFVAVAQRSYDTAAAALQETYTAVQRRRRRRP, encoded by the coding sequence ATGAGCCGCCGGGACGTGCCCCACGCTCCGGAGCCGGAGTCCGGTTCCACCAGTGGATCCGGAGCCGACGCCCTCACCCGTATCCGCGCCGCCCGGCCTTCGCTGCCGCCCTCGGAGCGGCGGGTGGCCGACACCGTCGTCTCGGACCCGGCCGGATCCTCGGGACTCTCGATCGGCCTGCTCGCCGAGCGGGCCGCCACGTCGCCCGCCACGGTGCTCCGCTTCTGCCGGACGCTGGGCTTCGGCAGCTACCCGCAGCTCCGGCTCGCGCTGGCCGCGGCGGTGGCGCACGAGCGGGCGGTCGGCGGGGAACAGTCGGCCCTGGGAACCGACATCGATCCGTCCGACACACTGGAACAGATCGTCAAGAAGATCATCTACAACGAGGTCCGTACGCTCGACGCGACCGCCCGCAGTCTGGATCCCGCGGTCCTCGGCAGAGCCGTCGACGCCATCACCGCGGCCCGTCGTATCGACATCTTCGGTGTCGGTGCCAGTGCGTTCGTCGGCCAGGACCTGCACCAGAAACTGCACCGCATCGGCCACATCACGTTCGTGTGGACGGACGTCCACGCCGCGCTGACGGCGAGCGCGCTGCTGGGTCCCGACGACGTGGCCATCGGCATCTCCCACTCGGGGGAGACCGAGGACACCGTCGATCCGCTGGTCGCCGCCGCCGAGCGCGGGGCCACCACGATCGCCCTCACCAACTTCCCCCACTCCTCGCTCGCGGTGGCGGCCGACCTGGTCCTGACCACCGCCGCCCGCGAGACACCGTTCCGTTCGGGCGCGACGGTCAGCAGGATCGCGCAGCTGGCCCTGATCGACTGCCTTTTCGTCGCGGTGGCACAGCGCTCCTACGACACGGCGGCAGCCGCCCTCCAGGAGACCTACACCGCCGTGCAGCGGCGTCGGCGCCGTCGTCCGTAG
- the murQ gene encoding N-acetylmuramic acid 6-phosphate etherase, with protein sequence MSTQEAVGNGLLRDQLATMATEAYRPELADIDRLPTLDIARHMNAEDATVSAAVAERLPEIAAAIDGIAERMARGGRLVYAGAGTAGRLGVLDASECPPTFNTDPSQVVGLIAGGPAAMVTAVEGAEDSEEGARQDLDALNLSADDVVVGISASGRTPYAVEAVRYARSLGALSIGLSCNADSALAAAAEHGIEVVVGPETVTGSTRLKAGTAQKLVLNMFSTITMIKLGKTYGNLMVDVRASNEKLRARAHRIVGLATDASDEAIAAALAATGGEAKNAILTLLGSVDARTAERLLQDAHGHLRRALEAAAA encoded by the coding sequence ATGTCCACCCAAGAAGCCGTCGGGAACGGCCTACTGCGTGACCAGCTCGCCACGATGGCCACGGAGGCGTACCGCCCCGAACTGGCGGACATCGACCGCCTGCCCACGCTGGACATCGCCCGCCACATGAACGCCGAGGACGCGACCGTCAGCGCGGCCGTCGCGGAGCGGCTCCCCGAGATCGCCGCCGCGATCGACGGCATCGCCGAGCGGATGGCCCGGGGCGGCCGCCTCGTCTACGCCGGGGCCGGCACGGCCGGCCGGCTCGGGGTGCTGGACGCCTCCGAGTGCCCGCCCACCTTCAACACCGACCCGTCCCAGGTCGTCGGCCTCATCGCGGGCGGACCCGCGGCGATGGTCACCGCCGTCGAGGGCGCGGAGGACTCCGAGGAGGGGGCGCGGCAGGACCTGGACGCGCTGAACCTGTCCGCCGACGACGTGGTGGTCGGCATCTCGGCCTCCGGCCGTACGCCCTACGCCGTCGAGGCGGTCCGCTACGCACGCTCCCTCGGCGCGCTCAGCATCGGCCTGTCCTGCAACGCCGACAGCGCGCTGGCCGCCGCCGCCGAGCACGGCATCGAGGTCGTGGTGGGCCCGGAGACGGTGACGGGCTCGACGCGGCTCAAGGCCGGCACCGCGCAGAAGCTGGTGCTGAACATGTTCTCCACCATCACCATGATCAAGCTGGGCAAGACCTACGGAAACCTGATGGTCGACGTGCGCGCCTCCAACGAGAAGCTGCGGGCCCGCGCCCACCGGATCGTCGGCCTGGCGACCGACGCGTCCGACGAGGCCATCGCGGCAGCACTGGCCGCCACCGGCGGCGAGGCCAAGAACGCCATCCTCACTCTGCTCGGGTCCGTGGACGCGCGGACGGCCGAGCGCCTTCTCCAGGACGCGCACGGGCACCTGCGCAGGGCCCTCGAAGCCGCTGCCGCCTGA
- a CDS encoding PTS transporter subunit EIIC, giving the protein MANENKYRDTAAAILPLVGGAQNVTSVAHCMTRLRLGLHDRSLVQDEQLKALPGVMGVVEDDTYQIVLGPGTVARVTPEFETLVEEERDAAPATAASGNGDGPAGDPVTADALAAQGAALRAERKAKNSTPFKLFLRRIANIFVPLIPALIGCGIIAGLNGLLVNLGWLPGITPALAAMASGFMALIAVFVGYNTAQEFGGTPILGGAVAAIIVYAGVANVEAFGQSLSPGQGGVLGALGAAWLGVQIEKWCRRWVPVSVDVLVTPTLTVLLAGLATLFGLMFLAGEISTQIGEGANWLLSNGGAGAGLILGGLFLPLVMLGLHQALIPIHTTLIEQQGYTVLLPILAMAGAGQVGAAIAVYLRLNRNTSIRTTIKSALWPGFLGVGEPLIYGVSLPLGRPFITACTGGALGGAFIGFFNQLGTDVGSTAIGPSGWALFPLLDGDHGLGRTVAIYAGGLLVGYVGGFIATYYFGFTKTMLTELNAAPASAESAAVATGAPAGGDAAPAKQSATAGASAR; this is encoded by the coding sequence ATGGCGAACGAGAACAAGTACCGGGACACCGCGGCGGCCATCCTGCCGCTCGTCGGAGGCGCGCAGAACGTGACCTCGGTGGCCCACTGCATGACCCGGCTGAGACTGGGCCTGCACGACCGCTCCCTCGTGCAGGACGAACAGCTCAAGGCACTTCCCGGGGTGATGGGCGTCGTCGAGGACGACACCTACCAGATCGTGCTCGGCCCCGGCACGGTCGCACGTGTCACCCCCGAGTTCGAGACCCTCGTGGAGGAGGAGCGCGACGCGGCTCCCGCCACGGCCGCCTCCGGCAACGGCGACGGTCCGGCCGGTGACCCCGTGACCGCTGACGCCCTCGCGGCTCAGGGCGCCGCGCTGCGGGCCGAGCGCAAGGCGAAGAACTCCACCCCGTTCAAGCTCTTCCTGCGCCGCATCGCGAACATCTTCGTCCCGCTGATCCCCGCCCTCATCGGCTGCGGCATCATCGCGGGCCTGAACGGTCTGCTCGTCAACCTGGGCTGGCTGCCCGGCATTACGCCGGCCCTCGCCGCGATGGCCTCCGGGTTCATGGCGCTGATCGCCGTGTTCGTCGGGTACAACACGGCGCAGGAGTTCGGTGGTACGCCGATCCTGGGCGGCGCCGTCGCCGCCATCATCGTCTACGCGGGTGTGGCCAACGTCGAGGCGTTCGGCCAGAGCCTCTCCCCGGGCCAGGGCGGTGTCCTGGGCGCCCTGGGCGCGGCATGGCTCGGCGTGCAGATCGAGAAGTGGTGCCGCCGCTGGGTGCCGGTGTCCGTCGACGTCCTGGTCACCCCCACCCTCACCGTGCTCCTGGCCGGACTGGCCACCCTCTTCGGCCTGATGTTCCTCGCCGGTGAGATCTCCACGCAGATCGGCGAGGGCGCCAACTGGCTGCTGTCCAACGGCGGCGCGGGCGCCGGACTGATCCTCGGCGGCCTCTTCCTGCCCCTGGTCATGCTGGGCCTGCACCAGGCGCTCATCCCCATCCACACGACCCTGATCGAGCAGCAGGGTTACACCGTTCTGCTGCCCATCCTCGCGATGGCCGGCGCGGGCCAGGTCGGCGCGGCGATCGCCGTCTACCTGCGGCTGAACCGCAACACCTCGATCAGGACGACCATCAAGTCCGCTCTGTGGCCGGGATTCCTCGGCGTCGGCGAACCGCTGATCTACGGTGTGTCCCTGCCGCTGGGTCGCCCGTTCATCACGGCCTGCACGGGCGGCGCCCTCGGCGGAGCGTTCATCGGATTCTTCAACCAGCTGGGCACGGACGTCGGTTCCACCGCGATCGGCCCCTCGGGCTGGGCGCTGTTCCCGCTGCTCGACGGTGACCACGGCCTCGGCCGGACGGTGGCGATCTACGCCGGCGGTCTGCTCGTCGGCTACGTGGGCGGCTTCATCGCCACGTACTACTTCGGCTTCACCAAGACCATGCTCACCGAGCTCAACGCGGCACCCGCGTCGGCCGAATCCGCAGCGGTCGCCACCGGCGCCCCGGCGGGCGGCGACGCGGCCCCCGCGAAGCAGTCGGCGACAGCAGGCGCCTCCGCCCGCTGA